Proteins from one Deinococcus actinosclerus genomic window:
- a CDS encoding aldo/keto reductase family protein, with amino-acid sequence MEYRNLGRSGLKVSEVALGGWETYGINQDASAMVREIVTAAYEGGVNFFDQADIYAKGRSEELMGAALKEFPRHTLVISSKVYWPMSDDVNDRGLSRKHILHSIDGSLRRLGTDHLDIYFAHRYDPDVPMEEIVMAFDQVIRDGKALYWGTSMWPAARIAQAVEFAKANGLHAPVTEQPEYSMIRRDRVEGEILPYTEEAGVGLVVWSPLAMGLLTGKYDAGKPEGARLTEKENWGKNFLTEENIQKVRDLKQVADDLGITRAQLALAWILRQKGVSSVITGATKVQQIEDTVKAAGVRLSSDVIEQIESILKR; translated from the coding sequence ATGGAATACCGGAACCTCGGCAGGAGTGGTCTGAAGGTCAGTGAAGTCGCCCTGGGCGGCTGGGAAACCTACGGCATCAACCAGGACGCCTCGGCGATGGTGCGCGAGATCGTCACCGCCGCGTACGAGGGTGGCGTGAACTTCTTCGATCAGGCCGACATCTACGCCAAGGGCCGCAGCGAGGAACTCATGGGCGCCGCCCTCAAGGAGTTCCCCCGCCACACGCTGGTCATCAGCTCGAAGGTCTACTGGCCCATGAGTGACGACGTGAACGACCGTGGCCTGAGCCGCAAGCACATTCTGCACAGCATCGACGGGAGCCTCAGGCGCCTGGGCACCGATCACCTCGACATCTACTTCGCGCACCGCTACGACCCGGACGTGCCCATGGAAGAGATCGTCATGGCCTTCGATCAGGTCATCCGGGACGGCAAGGCGCTGTACTGGGGCACGAGCATGTGGCCCGCGGCGCGCATCGCGCAGGCGGTCGAGTTCGCGAAGGCCAACGGCCTGCACGCGCCCGTCACCGAGCAGCCCGAGTACTCCATGATCCGCCGCGACCGCGTCGAGGGCGAGATCCTGCCCTACACCGAGGAGGCGGGCGTGGGTCTGGTCGTCTGGAGCCCCCTGGCGATGGGTCTGCTGACCGGCAAGTACGACGCGGGCAAGCCCGAGGGCGCGCGCCTGACCGAGAAGGAGAACTGGGGCAAGAACTTCCTCACGGAGGAGAACATCCAGAAGGTGCGCGACCTGAAACAGGTTGCGGACGACCTGGGCATCACGCGCGCGCAGCTGGCCCTGGCCTGGATCCTGCGCCAGAAGGGCGTGAGCAGCGTCATTACGGGGGCAACGAAGGTCCAGCAGATCGAGGACACCGTGAAGGCCGCCGGCGTGCGCCTGAGCAGCGACGTGATCGAGCAGATCGAGAGCATCCTCAAGCGCTGA
- a CDS encoding dihydrofolate reductase family protein codes for MTTFRVFIATSLDGFIARPDGRLDWLPGAAPDGVPAPAGEDHGFEAFMAGTEVIVMGRATFGAVRDFRPWPYAGRRLLVLSRTLTGADVPEALRAEVTVHPGPPEVLAAELRAQGVGGVYVDGGQTVQAFLRAGLIGELIVTRVPVLLGQGKPLFGALAGDVWWDHQGTRAFPSGLVQDRYRRRPAGR; via the coding sequence ATGACGACCTTTCGGGTGTTCATCGCCACCAGCCTGGACGGATTCATCGCGCGGCCCGACGGGCGGCTGGACTGGCTGCCGGGGGCGGCGCCGGACGGGGTGCCCGCGCCGGCGGGTGAGGATCACGGGTTCGAGGCGTTCATGGCGGGTACCGAGGTGATCGTGATGGGCCGCGCGACCTTCGGGGCGGTGCGGGACTTCCGGCCGTGGCCCTACGCGGGCAGGCGGCTGCTGGTCCTGAGCCGCACCCTGACCGGCGCGGACGTGCCGGAGGCGCTGCGGGCCGAGGTGACGGTGCATCCGGGACCGCCGGAGGTGCTGGCCGCCGAGTTGCGGGCGCAGGGGGTGGGCGGCGTCTACGTGGACGGCGGGCAGACCGTGCAGGCGTTCCTGCGCGCCGGCCTGATCGGGGAGCTGATCGTCACGCGCGTGCCGGTGCTGCTGGGGCAGGGCAAGCCCCTGTTCGGCGCGCTGGCCGGCGACGTGTGGTGGGATCATCAGGGCACGCGGGCCTTCCCGTCGGGACTGGTGCAGGATCGGTACCGCCGGCGGCCGGCGGGACGCTGA
- a CDS encoding sensor domain-containing diguanylate cyclase: protein MTPRLPPLSGTDRDPVKFWVLVMFFGAGVGLAALGLLLPGGPGARPDLGRALMLGNGIGSLGALALLWRARRRPPLRRFDLPLLLLAQVCTLGGVLGETFLFGSQFSSMTQLWVTVFAAGFLPRRLVWAQQLLGLASVTLMVWVRTRYGLNPPHLWVVEVIVTALPVLLTGVAVAYFRGVAEQEAWALEQAGRTDPLTGLGNRRALFETFGARQSGAAGRTGLVMLDIDHFKDVNDRYGHAEGDRVIRVLADVMREHAVPGDLLTRHGGEEFVWVTAASGEEALLARVNALREAFAQRVEVLGVTVSAGVAVTARPLADPAALLPDLLRRADAALYGAKAAGRDQARLAS from the coding sequence ATGACGCCGCGCCTGCCTCCCCTGTCCGGCACGGACCGTGACCCGGTGAAGTTCTGGGTGCTGGTGATGTTCTTCGGGGCCGGGGTGGGGCTGGCGGCGCTGGGCCTGCTGCTGCCCGGGGGGCCGGGGGCGCGGCCTGACCTGGGGCGGGCGCTGATGCTGGGCAACGGGATCGGCAGTCTGGGGGCGCTGGCGCTGCTGTGGCGGGCGCGGCGCCGGCCGCCGCTGAGACGCTTCGATCTGCCGCTGCTGCTGCTGGCGCAGGTCTGCACCCTGGGGGGCGTGCTGGGCGAGACGTTCCTGTTCGGCTCGCAGTTTTCCAGCATGACGCAGCTGTGGGTGACGGTCTTCGCCGCCGGGTTCCTGCCCCGGCGACTGGTGTGGGCGCAGCAGCTGCTCGGGCTGGCGAGCGTCACGCTGATGGTGTGGGTGCGCACCCGGTACGGCCTGAACCCGCCGCACCTGTGGGTCGTGGAGGTGATCGTCACGGCGCTGCCGGTGCTGCTGACCGGGGTGGCCGTGGCGTACTTCCGGGGGGTGGCCGAGCAGGAGGCCTGGGCACTGGAGCAGGCCGGGCGCACCGATCCGCTGACCGGGCTGGGCAACCGGCGCGCGCTGTTCGAGACGTTCGGGGCCCGGCAGTCCGGCGCGGCGGGCCGGACCGGGCTGGTCATGCTGGACATCGACCACTTCAAGGACGTGAACGACCGCTACGGACATGCCGAGGGCGACCGCGTGATCCGGGTGCTGGCCGACGTGATGCGGGAGCACGCGGTCCCCGGCGATCTGCTCACGCGGCACGGCGGCGAGGAGTTCGTGTGGGTGACGGCGGCCAGCGGCGAGGAGGCGCTGCTGGCGCGGGTCAATGCCCTGCGGGAGGCGTTTGCGCAGCGGGTGGAGGTGCTGGGCGTGACCGTCAGTGCCGGTGTGGCCGTGACCGCCCGGCCGCTGGCGGACCCGGCGGCCCTGCTGCCGGATCTGCTGCGCCGGGCGGACGCGGCGCTGTATGGGGCCAAGGCGGCGGGGCGGGATCAGGCGCGGCTGGCGTCCTGA
- a CDS encoding FtsW/RodA/SpoVE family cell cycle protein, with product MKYDLRFPMIIALLLLAGLLTVSTAALSPRVSEGIFVKQMLGVLLAAVPLGALWWAGRDRIYRFAPHLFGLALLLQASTFVIGKEVNGQKNWIMLGPIQFQPLELTKLALILMLALVLRGGFKGLPTYARALAVFLPAVGLVVVNDFGGAMVLSVMFGVMLLAARIPWWHAALAVLAVSVAVPTVLFPHLEPYQQKRLTIFVNPYQDPRGAGYQVIQSIIAVGSGGVEGKGYKQGSQSHNGFLPEAHTDFAFSTWAEEQGLVGALGVLLLYGGLFWGLAGMAAQSPRLQDQVLFAGILGQIGFQVIENIGAALSVLPLTGITLPLISYGLSSLVSTLTTLGVAYVVYRDRFDGQI from the coding sequence GTGAAGTACGACCTGCGTTTCCCGATGATCATCGCGCTGCTGCTGCTCGCAGGTCTGCTGACGGTCAGCACGGCGGCCCTGTCCCCGCGCGTCTCGGAAGGGATCTTCGTGAAGCAGATGCTGGGCGTGCTGCTGGCTGCCGTGCCGCTGGGGGCGCTGTGGTGGGCGGGGCGCGACCGCATCTACCGCTTCGCGCCGCACCTGTTCGGACTGGCGCTGCTGCTCCAGGCGAGTACGTTCGTGATCGGCAAGGAGGTGAACGGGCAGAAGAACTGGATCATGCTGGGGCCCATCCAGTTCCAGCCGCTGGAACTCACGAAACTGGCCCTGATCCTGATGCTGGCGCTGGTGCTGCGCGGCGGTTTCAAGGGCCTGCCCACGTACGCGCGGGCGCTGGCGGTGTTCCTGCCGGCGGTCGGTCTGGTGGTCGTGAACGATTTCGGCGGGGCGATGGTGCTGAGCGTGATGTTCGGCGTGATGCTGCTGGCGGCGCGCATCCCGTGGTGGCACGCGGCGCTGGCGGTGCTGGCCGTGAGCGTGGCGGTGCCGACCGTGCTGTTTCCGCACCTGGAGCCGTACCAGCAAAAGCGCCTGACGATCTTCGTGAATCCGTATCAGGATCCGCGCGGGGCGGGCTATCAGGTGATCCAGAGCATCATCGCGGTCGGCTCGGGCGGGGTGGAGGGCAAGGGGTACAAGCAGGGCAGCCAGTCGCACAACGGCTTCCTGCCCGAGGCGCACACGGACTTCGCGTTCAGTACCTGGGCGGAGGAGCAGGGGCTGGTGGGCGCGCTGGGCGTGCTGCTGCTGTACGGGGGGCTGTTCTGGGGGCTGGCCGGCATGGCCGCGCAGTCGCCCCGGTTGCAGGATCAGGTGCTGTTCGCGGGCATCCTGGGGCAGATCGGTTTCCAGGTGATCGAGAACATCGGCGCGGCGCTGAGCGTGTTGCCGCTGACGGGCATCACGCTGCCGCTGATCAGTTACGGCCTGAGCAGTCTGGTCTCGACCCTGACGACGCTGGGCGTGGCGTACGTGGTGTACCGCGACCGGTTCGACGGGCAGATCTGA